From the genome of Spinacia oleracea cultivar Varoflay chromosome 2, BTI_SOV_V1, whole genome shotgun sequence, one region includes:
- the LOC110799568 gene encoding uncharacterized protein — protein sequence MENNNNMVTDFQQSQQRQLTELIQTLEQATLMAKQLPTTTDPDHHRLIFSSLSSAQLSLSSFLSLHPNNNNADNSVSSAAVADDEPMMAADDGDEELMSKDSSMDRVEERLRECLYIQNKRPKRPLSPSFIAAVERRNLEEREFIEFSADVDPVATRLRNLDLVFQFHG from the coding sequence ATGGAGAATAACAACAACATGGTGACTGATTTTCAGCAATCACAACAACGACAACTAACCGAGCTAATACAAACCCTCGAACAAGCTACTTTAATGGCGAAACAACTCCCCACAACCACCGATCCTGATCACCACCGGCTTATCTTTTCTTCGCTCTCCTCTGCCCAactttctctttcctccttcctctctctccaccccaacaacaacaacgccGATAATTCCGTCTCCTCCGCCGCCGTCGCAGATGATGAGCCGATGATGGCCGCTGATGATGGAGACGAGGAGCTGATGTCGAAAGACTCGTCAATGGATAGAGTGGAGGAAAGGTTGAGAGAGTGCCTCTACATTCAGAATAAGCGGCCGAAAAGACCGCTTTCTCCTTCGTTCATCGCCGCCGTAGAACGGCGgaatttggaggagagagaatttatAGAGTTTTCGGCGGATGTTGATCCTGTTGCTACTCGGTTGAGGAATTTGGACCTTGTTTTTCAATTTCATGGCTAA
- the LOC110799575 gene encoding RING-H2 finger protein ATL66, with the protein MMYDINLITTIIGFGMSSIFIVFICTRLMCRRFQLPESMRNDHDHEIDVEQPEQRTDGLAPFVVAAIPTMRFHKDAFSSTEDPQCSICLGDYQEKEVLRIMPKCGHSFHLSCIDPWLMKQSTCPVCRLPLKHSYDPKRPTSDDNVELSTQDFNQSLEPGLRYTEGYVSSQQHHQSTSSNHESHLRGESEPRHG; encoded by the exons ATGATGTATGATATCAATTTGATTACAACCATTATAGGATTTGGGATGAGCTCTATTTTTATAGTGTTCATATGCACAAGGCTCATGTGTAGGAGGTTTCAATTGCCGGAATCCATGAGGAACGATCACGATCACGAAATCGATGTCGAGCAG CCAGAGCAGAGGACTGATGGCCTTGCACCCTTTGTGGTTGCTGCAATACCCACGATGAGGTTTCACAAGGATGCTTTTAGCTCCACCGAAGATCCACA GTGTTCAATTTGTTTGGGGGACTATCAAGAAAAAGAAGTTTTAAGAATTATGCCAAAATGTGGCCACAGTTTTCATCTATCCTGCATTGATCCGTGGCTGATGAAGCAATCTACTTGTCCGGTTTGTCGTTTGCCCTTGAAACATTCTTATGATCCAAAGCGGCCGACATCTGATGACAATGTTGAACTATCAACTCAGGATTTCAATCAGTCGTTGGAACCTGGTTTGAGGTATACAGAAGGCTATGTCAGCAGTCAACAGCATCACCAATCAACGTCAAGCAACCATGAATCCCATTTGCGCGGAGAATCAGAGCCTAGACATGGGTAG
- the LOC110799571 gene encoding pentatricopeptide repeat-containing protein At1g63330, with amino-acid sequence MRCCATYTLPFLRKLPKRLGLFHHYYVNHSVSCVLQTSDTSDDNNCDGPSSKHYCDYSVAHREMRDYAKMGCVQKALETLNSFGYAGGRPSVYDYNALIYSYLKSRNVVFEELGRVCFHMEEFGLCPNALTYVGLFNGMLLMNCLLDALVVIEDMLRSGYAPSFSSLSQLLKRLLRVENLSGSRYVIELMLALNYSPTQLSLSMLVLKLCKVGKIHEAYRVLSALLCKDHFCTPLVYNPILWGLCKCNRSSIALSLLCSLNKRGFVHNVCTYTALVYGLSKEKMWNGVFQVLREMEIVGCKPNLITYTVLIKYLCDDGRIQEVFVILANMEKEKCYPDLVTYNIILRELSHQDRAVEISELMSLMEQRGLSPDPFTITALAAGMLKKGKLRNASNFLLDVISQGYNVDMAVYNMYLHSLCLDSRYGEALSVSESKTSKGFTPNTISYNTILNGICSKGDLDDAFRFLDKLNLATDGPDIVSFNTILSAACKQGNSYIIQKLLDCMEDKKIELNVVSMSCLIHYFCRVGKIFECLKLLEKMVHAGPTPNVVTYNAVIDGLCKNHLLGTACRVLRQFKNSGTFPDTTTYNILIKTALNAKEYALAEELLKDLYSQGLEPGAVTCRSLISGICKDGNIRVALELWNRMLADGCKPSVDMYNMILKAMLQKRMFRDVFLLLKDMRINGCEPDDMSYVILKHVFSEDAEKNYFQAKNLPEYVVS; translated from the coding sequence ATGCGTTGTTGCGCAACTTATACACTACCCTTTTTACGCAAACTCCCCAAAAGGCTGGGTCTTTTTCACCATTATTATGTAAATCATTCAGTTTCTTGTGTTCTTCAAACTTCTGATACGAGTGATGATAACAATTGTGATGGCCCTAGTTCTAAGCATTATTGTGATTATTCTGTTGCACATAGAGAGATGAGAGATTATGCAAAGATGGGCTGTGTTCAAAAGGCACTAGAGACTCTCAATTCATTTGGGTATGCAGGGGGGAGGCCGTCGGTATATGATTATAATGCTTTGATTTATAGCTATTTGAAATCCCGAAACGTGGTTTTTGAGGAATTGGGTCGAGTCTGTTTCCATATGGAGGAATTTGGGTTGTGCCCGAATGCATTAACATATGTTGGCCTATTTAATGGAATGCTTCTGATGAATTGTTTGTTGGATGCGTTGGTTGTCATTGAGGACATGCTTAGAAGTGGGTATGCACCATCCTTCTCTTCTCTGTCACAGTTGTTGAAAAGATTATTGAGAGTGGAGAATTTGTCTGGTTCCAGGTATGTTATAGAGTTAATGCTGGCATTGAACTATTCGCCAACGCAACTGTCGTTGAGTATGTTGGTTTTGAAGCTTTGTAAAGTGGGCAAGATACACGAGGCTTATAGAGTTTTGAGTGCCTTACTATGTAAAGATCACTTTTGCACTCCACTTGTATATAATCCAATTTTGTGGGGTTTATGTAAATGTAACCGGAGTTCTATTGCATTGTCGTTGTTGTGTTCTTTGAATAAGAGAGGGTTTGTACATAATGTGTGCACATACACTGCGTTAGTGTACGGGCTGAGTAAGGAGAAAATGTGGAATGGAGTTTTTCAGGTATTAAGGGAAATGGAAATTGTTGGGTGTAAACCAAATTTAATAACATACACTGTCTTAATTAAGTATTTATGCGATGATGGAAGGATTCAGGAGGTGTTTGTCATTCTTGCAAATATGGAGAAAGAAAAATGCTACCCAGATTTGGTGACATATAACATCATTCTTCGTGAGCTCTCTCATCAGGACAGGGCAGTTGAAATTAGTGAGCTGATGTCTCTGATGGAACAGAGGGGCTTATCTCCCGATCCATTCACTATAACTGCGTTGGCTGCTGGCATGTTGAAGAAAGGAAAGCTAAGGAATGCTAGTAATTTTTTGCTTGATGTTATTTCACAGGGGTACAATGTAGATATGGCTGTTTATAACATGTATTTGCACTCATTATGCTTAGACAGTAGATACGGAGAAGCATTATCTGTGAGTGAGAGTAAGACTAGTAAAGGTTTCACGCCAAACACCATTTCATACAATACTATTCTGAATGGAATTTGCTCTAAAGGTGATCTTGATGACGCTTTTAGGTTCCTAGATAAGTTAAACTTAGCCACAGATGGTCCAGACATAGTTTCTTTTAACACAATTTTGTCTGCAGCATGCAAACAAGGGAACTCTTATATCATTCAGAAGCTTCTGGATTGCATGGAAGATAAAAAAATAGAACTTAATGTTGTAAGCATGTCTTGTTTGATTCATTATTTCTGTAGAGTTGGAAAAATCTTCGAGTGCCTTAAGTTGTTGGAGAAGATGGTGCATGCTGGTCCTACTCCGAATGTTGTGACTTATAATGCAGTCATTGATGGTCTATGCAAGAACCACTTGCTTGGGACAGCTTGTAGAGTTCTTAGACAATTTAAAAATTCTGGAACATTCCCTGATACAACTACATACAATATTCTCATAAAAACAGCCTTGAATGCTAAAGAATATGCGTTGGCTGAGGAGTTATTGAAAGATTTGTACTCCCAGGGATTGGAACCTGGTGCAGTCACTTGTAGATCCTTGATTAGTGGCATATGTAAAGATGGGAATATACGCGTCGCCCTTGAGCTTTGGAACCGAATGCTTGCTGATGGATGCAAGCCATCAGTTGACATGTACAATATGATATTGAAGGCAATGCTTCAAAAAAGGATGTTTAGGGATGTATTTTTGTTACTAAAGGATATGCGAATAAATGGTTGTGAGCCTGATGATATGTCATATGTGATTCTGAAGCATGTATTCTCAGAGGATGCGGAGAAGAATTATTTTCAGGCCAAAAATCTCCCTGAGTATGTAGTGTCATAA
- the LOC110799576 gene encoding ribosomal RNA small subunit methyltransferase, chloroplastic, protein MASLIKSFPPNQIPVTSTSKIQHKSWYSTTLTNLPKRRRNLFIVCAANPDDYNATLKALNSRKRFPRKSLGQHYMLNSTINDQLAVVGNVKDGDLVLEIGPGTGSLTNVLIDAGATVLAIEKDPYMAALVKDRFADTNRLTVLQEDFTKCHIRSHMLSLLERKNLAGTGKRHAKVVANIPFNISKDVVKQLLPLGDIFSEVVLLLQDETAIRLVESSSKPSEYRPINIFVKFYSDPEYKFQVPRANFFPQPKVDGAVVSFKLKQPSDYPSVPSIKSFFSLVSCAFNGKRKMLRNTLQHLSTPSEVEETLRTLGLPTTSRPEELTLDDFVRLHNSIVNT, encoded by the exons ATGGCATCGTTAATAAAATCCTTCCCGCCAAATCAAATACCAGTAACCTCAACCTCCAAAATTCAGCATAAATCTTGGTATTCAACAACCCTTACTAATTTACCTAAGCGAAGAAGAAACTTATTCATAGTCTGTGCTGCAAACCCAGATGATTACAATGCTACACTCAAAGCTCTCAATTCCAGGAAACGTTTTCCCAGAAAATCTCTGGGTCAG CATTATATGTTGAATTCTACCATCAATGATCAGCTTGCAGTTGTTGGTAATGTGAAAGATGGGGATTTGGTGCTTGAGATTGGACCCGGCACTGGTTCCTTGACAAATGTTCTTATTGATGCCGGTGCTACTGTCCTAGCCATTGAAAAG GATCCTTACATGGCTGCTCTTGTCAAGGACCGATTTGCAGATACAAACCGCCTAACG GTTCTACAAGAAGACTTCACAAAATGTCATATACGTTCCCATATGTTATCTTTGCTGGAAAGGAAAAATTTGGCTGGTACGGGGAAAAGGCATGCCAAA GTTGTGGCAAACATACCTTTCAACATCAGTAAAGATGTGGTGAAGCAGCTTCTTCCTCTCGGTGATATTTTTTCAGAAGTTGTTCTTTTACTTCAG GATGAGACAGCTATCCGGTTGGTTGAATCATCTTCAAAACCGTCAGAGTACAGGCCTATAAATATATTTGTGAAGTTCTACTCAG ATCCAGagtacaaatttcaagttccGAGGGCAAATTTTTTCCCTCAACCCAAG GTTGACGGTGCCGTTGTTTCCTTCAAACTTAAGCAACCTTCAGACTATCCCTCTGTTCCATCAATTAAAAGCTTCTTCTCATTG GTTAGTTGTGCATTCAACGGAAAACGTAAAATGTTGAGGAATACACTTCAGCATTTATCCACACCGTCAGAGGTTGAAGAAACGTTAAGAACTCTGGGTCTTCCAACCACA TCAAGACCAGAGGAGCTTACACTGGATGATTTTGTGAGACTGCATAACTCCATCGTGAATACCTGA
- the LOC110799577 gene encoding protein-ribulosamine 3-kinase, chloroplastic isoform X2 yields the protein MVVIAPPTSLSLSSCKCRPSFNPPTLSKLLFPKPKPFTIVAMSDDPVLEWILTEGKAKQISKSSPVGGGCINLATRYDTDVGPFFVKTNRSIGQSMFEGEALGLRLMFETNTIRVPKPYKVGSLPRGGSYIIMEFVEFGAARSGQPALGKKLAEMHKAGKSDRGFGFEVDNTIGSTPQINTWTSDWIEFYGKHRLGYQLKLARDQFGDSSIYEKGQKLAKNLAPLFENVVIEPCLLHGDLWSGNVTYDKNGEPVILDPACYWNTDSYGDSLRVNLMTYHFIRLICRWT from the exons atggtggtaatcgcacctcccacttctctttctctctcttcgtgTAAATGCCGCCCTTCTTTCAATCCTCCTACACTTTCCAAGCTCCTGTTCCCCAAACCAAAACCATTTACAA TTGTGGCAATGAGTGATGACCCAGTTCTTGAGTGGATTCTCACTGAAGGGAAAGCAAAACAGATTAGTAAATCAAGTCCTGTTGGTGGTGGTTGCATCAATCTTGCCACCCGTTACGACACCGATGTCGGTCCTTTCTTTGTTAAAACTAACAG GAGTATTGGCCAATCCATGTTTGAAGGGGAAGCTCTTGGTTTAAGACTTATGTTTGAAACCAATACAATTCGCGTCCCCAAGCCATATAAG GTTGGATCTTTACCGCGAGGTGGCTCTTACATCATCATGGAATTCGTAGAATTTGGAGCAGCTAGAAGTGGCCAG CCAGCTTTAGGGAAAAAGCTTGCAGAAATGCATAAAGCTGGGAAATCTGACAGAGGCTTTGGCTTTGAAGTTGATAATACTATCGGGAG TACCCCACAGATTAATACCTGGACATCAGATTGGATTGAGTTTTATGGAAAGCATAGACTGGGCTACCAACTTAAATTGGCTCGAGATCAGTTTGGAGATTCTTCTATCTACGAAAAAG GACAAAAGTTGGCAAAGAACCTGGCACCACTGTTTGAGAATGTTGTGATTGAGCCATGTTTGCTGCATGGAGATCTATGGAGTGGGAATGTAACCTATGACAAGAATGGAGAACCTGTTATTCTTGATCCAGCATGCTATT GGAACACAGACTCATATGGAGACAGCTTACGCGTTAACCTCATGACTTACCATTTTATCCGTTTAATATGTAGATGGACATAA
- the LOC110799577 gene encoding protein-ribulosamine 3-kinase, chloroplastic isoform X1, whose amino-acid sequence MVVIAPPTSLSLSSCKCRPSFNPPTLSKLLFPKPKPFTIVAMSDDPVLEWILTEGKAKQISKSSPVGGGCINLATRYDTDVGPFFVKTNRSIGQSMFEGEALGLRLMFETNTIRVPKPYKVGSLPRGGSYIIMEFVEFGAARSGQPALGKKLAEMHKAGKSDRGFGFEVDNTIGSTPQINTWTSDWIEFYGKHRLGYQLKLARDQFGDSSIYEKGQKLAKNLAPLFENVVIEPCLLHGDLWSGNVTYDKNGEPVILDPACYYGHNEAEFGMSWCAGFGSSFYNAYFEVMPQQPGFEKRRDLYMLYHYLNHYNLFGSSYRSSAVSIIEDYLQMLKI is encoded by the exons atggtggtaatcgcacctcccacttctctttctctctcttcgtgTAAATGCCGCCCTTCTTTCAATCCTCCTACACTTTCCAAGCTCCTGTTCCCCAAACCAAAACCATTTACAA TTGTGGCAATGAGTGATGACCCAGTTCTTGAGTGGATTCTCACTGAAGGGAAAGCAAAACAGATTAGTAAATCAAGTCCTGTTGGTGGTGGTTGCATCAATCTTGCCACCCGTTACGACACCGATGTCGGTCCTTTCTTTGTTAAAACTAACAG GAGTATTGGCCAATCCATGTTTGAAGGGGAAGCTCTTGGTTTAAGACTTATGTTTGAAACCAATACAATTCGCGTCCCCAAGCCATATAAG GTTGGATCTTTACCGCGAGGTGGCTCTTACATCATCATGGAATTCGTAGAATTTGGAGCAGCTAGAAGTGGCCAG CCAGCTTTAGGGAAAAAGCTTGCAGAAATGCATAAAGCTGGGAAATCTGACAGAGGCTTTGGCTTTGAAGTTGATAATACTATCGGGAG TACCCCACAGATTAATACCTGGACATCAGATTGGATTGAGTTTTATGGAAAGCATAGACTGGGCTACCAACTTAAATTGGCTCGAGATCAGTTTGGAGATTCTTCTATCTACGAAAAAG GACAAAAGTTGGCAAAGAACCTGGCACCACTGTTTGAGAATGTTGTGATTGAGCCATGTTTGCTGCATGGAGATCTATGGAGTGGGAATGTAACCTATGACAAGAATGGAGAACCTGTTATTCTTGATCCAGCATGCTATT ATGGACATAATGAAGCAGAATTTGGAATGTCATGGTGTGCTGGCTTCGGTTCATCATTTTACAACGCCTATTTTGAG GTGATGCCCCAACAACCAGGATTCGAGAAACGAAGAGACCTTTACATGTTGTATCACTACCTTAATCACTATAATCTTTTTGGCTCAAGTTATCGTTCATCTGCCGTCTCTATAATCGAAGATTATTTGCAGATGCTAAAGATTTAG